A window of the Halobacterium hubeiense genome harbors these coding sequences:
- a CDS encoding DUF5793 family protein, which translates to MRRDYFELDVEHVDWVDEDGDPEKPNVTIEFTGAAAELEDRLTDRDGDRLDAEETDATFRLTDDVDDPDAGGVVAVTNRITGEFVLELNQDADDVLQFVRAARRYGEATGDDGQYRVEIRVDGEQLVVYEKSTFLVYSEDGDLLRSHSLIPSGIEL; encoded by the coding sequence ATGCGCCGGGATTACTTCGAACTGGACGTCGAGCACGTCGACTGGGTCGACGAGGACGGTGACCCCGAGAAGCCGAACGTCACCATCGAGTTCACGGGCGCGGCCGCGGAGCTCGAAGACCGACTCACGGACCGGGACGGCGACCGCCTCGACGCCGAGGAGACCGACGCCACGTTCCGACTGACCGACGACGTCGACGACCCGGACGCCGGCGGCGTCGTCGCCGTCACGAACCGCATCACCGGGGAGTTCGTCCTCGAACTGAACCAGGACGCCGACGACGTCCTGCAGTTCGTGCGGGCGGCGCGCCGGTACGGCGAGGCGACCGGCGACGACGGCCAGTACCGCGTCGAGATTCGCGTCGACGGCGAACAGCTGGTCGTCTACGAGAAGTCCACGTTCCTCGTCTACAGCGAGGACGGCGACCTCCTCCGCAGCCACAGCCTCATCCCGAGCGGCATCGAACTCTGA
- a CDS encoding phosphohexomutase domain-containing protein: protein MDLFGTAGIRGSAVADVTPELAVAVGAAAGADARGDDKAFVVARDGRETGPALAAAMSAGLQAGGMRVLDAGVLPTPALAYASQGRRGVQLTASHNPPEDNGIKLFVDGSEYDRERELAIEDRVDSDPEYASWADWGETESIEVLPDYREAVAEYAREHGAPLDGLTVAVDCGNGVAGLATPQVLRELGAHVVTLNANVDGHFPGRPSKPTPETIGDLMNFVADGDAAFGIAHDGDADRIVVVDGDGEVVHEDTVLAILAEHYTRDSDAADPVVVTTPNASARIDERVGEAGGRVERVRLGALHEGIAAAREDGGDVVFAAEPWKHVHAAFGGWIDGVASAAVLSRLVADAGGLAALREPVTERPYRKVSVECPDAAKEAVMARLAEDLPAEFPDADVDTEYGVRLEFPDASWTLVRPSGTEPYVRVYAEADDVDDLVESVAGVVEDAVAEA, encoded by the coding sequence ATGGACCTCTTCGGCACGGCAGGGATTCGAGGGAGCGCGGTCGCCGACGTGACCCCGGAGCTGGCGGTCGCGGTCGGCGCCGCGGCCGGCGCGGACGCCCGCGGCGACGACAAGGCGTTCGTGGTCGCGCGAGACGGCCGCGAGACGGGGCCGGCGCTCGCGGCGGCGATGAGCGCGGGCCTCCAGGCCGGCGGGATGCGCGTGCTGGACGCGGGCGTGTTGCCGACGCCGGCGCTGGCGTACGCCTCGCAGGGCCGCCGCGGCGTCCAATTGACCGCGAGCCACAACCCCCCGGAGGACAACGGCATCAAGCTGTTCGTGGACGGCTCCGAGTACGACCGCGAGCGCGAGCTCGCCATCGAGGACCGCGTGGACAGCGACCCCGAGTACGCGTCGTGGGCGGACTGGGGCGAGACCGAATCCATCGAGGTGCTCCCGGACTACCGGGAGGCGGTCGCCGAGTACGCCCGCGAGCACGGCGCGCCCCTCGACGGCCTCACCGTCGCCGTGGACTGCGGGAACGGCGTCGCGGGGCTGGCGACGCCGCAGGTGCTGCGGGAACTCGGCGCGCACGTCGTCACGCTGAACGCGAACGTGGACGGCCACTTCCCCGGTCGCCCGAGCAAGCCGACGCCGGAGACCATCGGCGACCTGATGAACTTCGTCGCGGACGGCGACGCCGCGTTCGGCATCGCGCACGACGGCGACGCCGACCGCATCGTCGTCGTGGACGGCGACGGCGAGGTCGTCCACGAGGACACGGTACTCGCGATTCTCGCAGAGCACTACACCCGGGACAGCGACGCCGCCGACCCGGTGGTCGTGACGACGCCGAACGCCTCCGCGCGCATCGACGAGCGCGTCGGCGAGGCGGGCGGGCGGGTCGAACGGGTTCGCCTCGGCGCGCTCCACGAGGGCATCGCGGCGGCCCGCGAGGACGGCGGCGACGTCGTGTTCGCCGCGGAGCCGTGGAAGCACGTCCACGCCGCGTTCGGCGGCTGGATCGACGGCGTGGCGTCGGCGGCCGTCCTCTCGCGGCTGGTCGCGGACGCCGGCGGCCTCGCGGCGCTGCGCGAGCCCGTGACGGAGCGCCCGTACCGGAAGGTCAGTGTCGAGTGCCCAGACGCCGCCAAGGAGGCGGTGATGGCGCGACTCGCCGAGGACTTACCCGCCGAGTTCCCGGACGCCGACGTGGACACCGAGTACGGCGTCCGGCTGGAGTTCCCGGACGCCTCGTGGACGCTCGTGCGACCCAGCGGCACCGAGCCCTACGTCCGCGTGTACGCCGAGGCCGACGACGTCGACGACCTCGTGGAGTCGGTCGCGGGCGTCGTCGAAGACGCCGTCGCTGAGGCCTGA
- a CDS encoding BMP family lipoprotein, protein MSNFDRREFIKATAGAGAIGLSGLAGCTGGPSGGDETETTTEGSSGTTEDSKGTTTGSDTTHVGMVYATGGLGDGSFNDQAQSGIQQAREDFDLEFSESQPGAVSEFGNYQQQYAGSSNPDYDLVSCIGYLHADSLSETAANYPEQDFQIVDETVDADNVGSYVFREHEGSYLVGVLAAHLTSMSFSAGAGSTKPDSTNVGFVGGRESALIQKFEAGFTAGVKATNDDIDVQTSYIGSFNDTTAGQEAALSMYNSGSDIVFHAAGNTGTGVFQAAQDKGRFAIGVDRDQSVTKSSYADVILASMVKRVDTAVYNAAEAKVNGNFETGTTTTLGLQDDGVACVYGDQLESEIPEDVRTAVSDARQSIIDGDTSVPQNPSDA, encoded by the coding sequence ATGTCCAACTTCGACAGGCGGGAGTTCATCAAGGCGACGGCGGGCGCTGGCGCAATCGGTCTCTCGGGACTGGCGGGCTGTACGGGCGGTCCCTCCGGCGGCGACGAGACGGAGACGACCACCGAAGGGTCCAGCGGCACGACCGAGGACTCCAAGGGGACGACCACGGGGTCGGACACGACGCACGTCGGGATGGTGTACGCGACCGGCGGCCTCGGCGACGGGTCGTTCAACGACCAGGCGCAGTCCGGCATCCAGCAGGCCCGGGAGGACTTCGACCTCGAGTTCAGCGAGTCCCAGCCGGGCGCTGTCTCCGAGTTCGGGAACTACCAGCAGCAGTACGCGGGCTCCTCGAATCCCGACTACGACCTCGTCTCCTGCATCGGCTACCTCCACGCCGACTCGCTGTCGGAGACCGCCGCGAACTACCCCGAGCAGGACTTCCAGATCGTCGACGAAACCGTCGACGCGGACAACGTCGGCAGCTACGTGTTCCGCGAGCACGAGGGCTCGTACCTCGTCGGCGTGCTCGCCGCCCACCTCACGTCGATGAGCTTCAGCGCTGGCGCCGGCTCCACGAAGCCCGACTCCACGAACGTCGGCTTCGTCGGCGGCCGCGAGAGCGCGCTCATCCAGAAGTTCGAGGCCGGGTTCACCGCGGGCGTCAAGGCGACCAACGACGACATCGACGTGCAGACGTCGTACATCGGCAGCTTCAACGACACGACGGCCGGGCAGGAAGCCGCGCTCTCGATGTACAACTCCGGCAGCGACATCGTCTTCCACGCCGCCGGCAACACCGGCACCGGCGTCTTCCAGGCCGCACAGGACAAGGGCCGCTTCGCAATCGGCGTCGACCGCGACCAGTCCGTCACGAAGAGCAGCTACGCGGACGTCATCCTCGCGAGCATGGTCAAGCGCGTGGACACCGCCGTCTACAACGCCGCGGAAGCGAAGGTCAACGGCAACTTCGAGACCGGCACGACGACGACGCTCGGCCTGCAGGACGACGGCGTCGCCTGCGTCTACGGCGACCAGCTCGAATCCGAGATTCCCGAGGACGTCAGGACCGCCGTCAGCGACGCCCGCCAGTCGATTATCGACGGCGACACCTCCGTCCCGCAGAACCCCTCCGACGCCTGA
- a CDS encoding ABC transporter ATP-binding protein yields the protein MTQTDTAVRLEDITKRFPGVVANDNVDLHVERGSVHALLGENGAGKTTLMNVLYGLYQPNSGRVVVDGEPREFDSPRDAIDAGIGMIHQHFMLVDTMTVAENIALGNEPRKWGGLAVDREAARREVVELSERYGFDVDPDQTIADVSVGVQQRVEILKALYRGADVLILDEPTAVLTPQEVEDLFGVLDELTDQGKTVIFITHKLGEAMHAADDVTVLRDGENVGTVDADETTREELAELMVGREVVLDVESTPPDVGETVLDVDSLSVLDDRDVPAVTDVSFAVREGEVFGVAGVDGNGQAELVEAITGLREPEAGTVEFDGRDFTDAPRRERIDGGMAYIPEDRQERGLVMDFDLVENGILGSQHGEPFAGSGTIDWDASREHAEAIVEEYDVRPPNADNDAVSLSGGNQQKFIVGREFERDPRLVVATHPTRGVDIGSQEFIHDRLLELRDEGRGVLLVSSKLDEVQGLSDRLAVMHDGDVMAVVDPDDVTEEELGLLMAGEHPEGYEPRSERDAKGVAQ from the coding sequence ATGACACAAACGGATACGGCTGTCCGACTCGAAGACATCACGAAACGCTTCCCGGGCGTCGTCGCGAACGACAATGTCGACCTGCACGTCGAGCGCGGGTCAGTCCACGCCCTGCTCGGCGAGAACGGTGCGGGGAAGACGACCCTGATGAACGTCCTCTACGGGCTCTACCAGCCGAACTCCGGGCGCGTCGTCGTCGACGGCGAGCCCCGGGAGTTCGACTCCCCGCGGGACGCCATCGACGCCGGCATCGGGATGATTCACCAGCACTTCATGCTCGTGGACACCATGACGGTCGCCGAGAACATCGCGCTCGGCAACGAGCCCCGCAAGTGGGGCGGGCTCGCCGTCGACCGCGAGGCCGCGCGCCGCGAAGTCGTCGAGCTCAGCGAGCGCTACGGGTTCGACGTCGACCCCGACCAGACCATCGCCGACGTCAGCGTCGGCGTCCAGCAGCGCGTCGAGATTCTGAAGGCGCTGTACCGCGGCGCGGACGTGCTCATCCTCGACGAGCCGACCGCCGTGCTCACGCCACAGGAGGTCGAGGACCTCTTCGGCGTCCTCGACGAGCTCACCGACCAGGGGAAGACGGTCATCTTCATCACGCACAAGCTCGGCGAAGCGATGCACGCCGCCGACGACGTCACCGTCCTCCGGGACGGGGAGAACGTCGGCACCGTCGACGCCGACGAGACCACCCGCGAAGAGCTCGCGGAGCTGATGGTCGGCCGCGAGGTCGTCCTCGACGTCGAATCGACGCCCCCGGACGTCGGCGAGACGGTCCTCGACGTGGACTCGCTCTCCGTGCTCGACGACCGCGACGTGCCCGCCGTCACGGACGTCTCCTTCGCCGTCCGCGAGGGTGAAGTGTTCGGCGTCGCGGGCGTGGACGGCAACGGGCAGGCCGAACTCGTGGAAGCGATTACGGGCCTGCGCGAACCGGAGGCCGGAACCGTCGAGTTCGACGGCCGGGACTTCACCGACGCGCCCCGCCGCGAGCGCATCGACGGCGGGATGGCGTACATCCCCGAGGACCGCCAGGAGCGCGGGCTCGTGATGGACTTCGACCTCGTGGAGAACGGCATCCTCGGCAGCCAGCACGGCGAGCCGTTCGCGGGGAGCGGCACCATCGACTGGGACGCCTCCCGCGAGCACGCCGAGGCCATCGTCGAGGAGTACGACGTGCGGCCGCCGAACGCGGACAACGACGCCGTCTCGCTGTCCGGCGGCAACCAGCAGAAGTTCATCGTCGGCCGCGAGTTCGAGCGCGACCCGCGGCTCGTCGTCGCCACGCACCCGACGCGCGGCGTCGACATCGGCTCCCAGGAGTTCATCCACGACCGCCTGCTCGAACTCCGCGACGAGGGCCGGGGCGTCCTGCTGGTCTCCTCGAAACTCGACGAGGTGCAGGGGCTCTCGGACCGCCTCGCCGTGATGCACGACGGCGACGTGATGGCGGTCGTCGACCCCGACGACGTCACCGAGGAGGAACTCGGACTGCTGATGGCCGGCGAGCACCCCGAAGGGTACGAGCCGCGTAGCGAGCGCGACGCCAAGGGGGTGGCGCAGTGA
- a CDS encoding ABC transporter permease, whose translation MSAADRARDLLGRLVRASAFERFLISISALLLSVFIGALIILGAGRMTDCSSAAYTIAVPGKFVTQFVGGSSVFAMGFCYDPFAVYDLLFLGALGDVLSNPLNGQFATTLAETTILMFTGVAVAVAFRADIFNIGVQGQLVVGALTTGVVLAYVAPPLADLGVLATVVLLPLGLLLGGVAGGAYAAVPGALKAYADANEVITTIMLNFVATSVALFLVSREKYFKDPESFANQTVPLPDVAMFPDFLFRPRDDVSLLALAFAIAVLVGIWYLLQHTSFGYDLRTSGLQPDAAEYGGVDADRTIVSSITLSGALAGIGGAVYVLMMLGNFQTGVPDYGFDGITVSILAGNNPLGVGFAALLFGVLKSGSVVVQVGSDVPPTLVGVLRGLIILFVAMPEFFRMIGRKFGSFDQPGEPVAADGATGGGSDE comes from the coding sequence GTGAGCGCCGCCGACCGCGCCCGCGACCTGCTCGGGCGCCTCGTCCGCGCGTCGGCGTTCGAGCGCTTCCTCATCAGCATCTCCGCGCTCCTGCTGTCGGTGTTCATCGGCGCGCTCATCATCCTCGGCGCCGGCCGGATGACCGACTGCTCCAGCGCCGCCTACACCATCGCCGTCCCCGGGAAGTTCGTCACGCAGTTCGTCGGCGGCAGCTCGGTGTTCGCGATGGGGTTCTGTTACGACCCGTTCGCGGTGTACGACCTGCTGTTCCTCGGCGCGCTCGGGGACGTCCTCAGCAACCCGCTGAACGGCCAGTTCGCCACGACGCTCGCCGAGACCACGATTCTGATGTTCACGGGCGTCGCGGTCGCGGTGGCGTTCCGCGCGGACATCTTCAACATCGGCGTGCAGGGCCAGCTCGTCGTCGGCGCGCTCACCACGGGCGTCGTGCTCGCGTACGTCGCGCCGCCGCTGGCCGACCTCGGCGTGCTCGCGACCGTCGTCTTGCTCCCGCTGGGCCTCCTGCTCGGCGGCGTCGCGGGCGGCGCGTACGCCGCGGTGCCGGGCGCGCTGAAGGCGTACGCGGACGCCAACGAGGTCATCACCACCATCATGCTGAACTTCGTCGCGACCTCCGTCGCGCTCTTTCTGGTCTCCCGCGAGAAGTACTTCAAGGACCCCGAGAGCTTCGCGAACCAGACCGTCCCGCTGCCCGACGTCGCGATGTTCCCCGACTTCCTGTTCAGGCCGCGGGACGACGTCTCCCTGCTCGCGCTCGCGTTCGCCATCGCGGTGCTCGTCGGCATCTGGTATCTCCTCCAGCACACGTCGTTCGGCTACGACCTGCGGACGAGCGGCCTCCAGCCGGACGCCGCCGAGTACGGCGGCGTCGACGCCGACCGCACCATCGTCTCCAGCATCACGCTGTCGGGCGCGCTCGCCGGCATCGGCGGCGCCGTCTACGTGCTGATGATGTTGGGGAACTTCCAGACCGGCGTCCCGGACTACGGCTTCGACGGCATCACCGTCTCCATCCTCGCCGGCAACAACCCGCTCGGCGTCGGGTTCGCCGCGCTGCTGTTCGGCGTGCTCAAGAGCGGGTCCGTCGTCGTGCAGGTCGGCTCTGACGTGCCGCCGACGCTGGTCGGCGTGCTCCGCGGGCTCATCATCCTGTTCGTCGCGATGCCGGAGTTCTTCCGGATGATCGGACGGAAGTTCGGCTCGTTCGACCAGCCCGGCGAGCCAGTGGCCGCCGACGGCGCCACCGGAGGTGGGAGCGATGAGTGA
- a CDS encoding ABC transporter permease gives MSDGSRVAGTARSAVVGAYDRLFVGRSRLQQAVVGVVLLAALGLTAAGVFAPQSDAGRLFAVLTADSTLAATLRLSVPIAFAALGGIFAEKSGVINIGLEGLLIIAAFVGIWATDVTGNVWYGLLGGVLASTLLALLFAIVCIEFRADQIIAGLAVWLIALGLAPFLSSVIYGSKNTVSVDTFPTLTQMGIPFVSEFVTWELGFVVDLPDVGVDFVPNVIDLQSSLVGLPFFGALFDASPPVYLMLLAVALSWYTLHRTAFGRWVEASGENPKALDTAGVNVHRVRYGAVLLSGVLAGVGGAALALGVGQFTGNGPTMVNGKGFIAIVAYLFGNYHPVGALGSTMLFAGLDATQLTLQARDVFQVPTELVRTIPYITVIVVLAVFGRTRIPSAGGEHYESGEDE, from the coding sequence ATGAGTGACGGCTCCCGGGTCGCCGGCACCGCTCGAAGCGCGGTCGTCGGCGCCTACGACCGGCTGTTCGTCGGCCGGAGCCGCCTCCAGCAGGCGGTCGTCGGCGTCGTCCTGCTCGCCGCGCTCGGCCTCACCGCCGCCGGCGTGTTCGCGCCGCAGTCCGACGCCGGCCGCCTGTTCGCCGTGCTCACCGCCGACTCCACGCTCGCCGCGACGCTGCGGCTCTCGGTGCCCATCGCGTTCGCCGCGCTCGGCGGCATCTTCGCCGAGAAGTCCGGCGTCATCAACATCGGCCTCGAAGGCCTGCTCATCATCGCCGCGTTCGTCGGCATCTGGGCGACCGACGTGACCGGCAACGTCTGGTACGGCCTGCTCGGCGGCGTTCTCGCGAGCACGCTGCTGGCGCTGCTGTTCGCCATCGTCTGCATCGAGTTCCGCGCCGACCAGATTATCGCCGGCCTCGCGGTCTGGCTCATCGCGCTCGGCCTCGCGCCGTTCCTCTCGTCGGTCATCTACGGCTCGAAGAACACCGTCAGCGTCGATACGTTCCCGACGCTCACCCAGATGGGGATTCCGTTCGTCTCCGAGTTCGTCACGTGGGAACTCGGGTTCGTCGTCGACCTGCCGGACGTCGGGGTCGACTTCGTGCCGAACGTCATCGACCTCCAGTCGTCGCTCGTCGGGCTGCCGTTCTTCGGCGCGCTGTTCGACGCCAGCCCGCCCGTCTACTTGATGCTGCTGGCGGTCGCGCTGTCGTGGTACACGCTCCACCGCACCGCGTTCGGCCGCTGGGTCGAAGCCAGCGGCGAGAACCCGAAGGCGCTGGACACGGCGGGCGTGAACGTCCACCGCGTCCGGTACGGCGCCGTGCTGCTGTCGGGCGTGCTCGCGGGCGTCGGCGGCGCCGCGCTCGCGCTCGGCGTCGGCCAGTTCACGGGCAACGGCCCGACGATGGTCAACGGGAAGGGGTTCATCGCCATCGTCGCGTACCTCTTCGGGAACTACCACCCCGTCGGGGCGCTCGGCTCCACGATGCTGTTCGCCGGCCTCGACGCCACGCAGCTCACGCTGCAGGCGCGGGACGTCTTCCAAGTGCCCACGGAGCTGGTGCGCACCATCCCGTACATCACCGTCATCGTCGTGCTCGCGGTGTTCGGCCGCACGCGCATCCCGTCCGCGGGCGGCGAGCACTACGAGTCCGGCGAGGACGAGTAA
- the cdd gene encoding cytidine deaminase produces the protein MDDDELLDAARDALQEAYVPYSEYPVGAAIETADGEVYVGTNVENANFSNSLHAEEVAIGSAVRDGHREFAKVVVTSEARDAVTPCGMCRQTLAEFCDDDVPVLCDTGDGYKRYTIGELIPDTITPEMLGH, from the coding sequence ATGGATGACGACGAACTGCTGGACGCCGCTCGCGACGCCCTACAGGAAGCCTACGTGCCGTACTCGGAGTACCCGGTCGGCGCCGCAATCGAGACCGCCGACGGCGAGGTGTACGTCGGGACGAACGTCGAGAACGCGAACTTCTCGAACAGCCTCCACGCCGAGGAGGTCGCAATCGGCTCCGCGGTCCGCGACGGCCACCGCGAGTTCGCGAAGGTCGTCGTCACCTCCGAAGCCCGGGACGCCGTCACGCCGTGCGGGATGTGCCGGCAGACGCTCGCGGAGTTCTGCGACGACGACGTGCCCGTGCTCTGTGACACCGGCGACGGCTACAAGCGCTACACCATCGGCGAGCTCATCCCGGACACCATCACGCCCGAGATGCTCGGGCACTGA
- a CDS encoding DMT family transporter, with translation MNRSRVAALFGVVALAWGGSYVAIDVGLRELPALLFAAYRLETAAVVALPAAYVVCDRFVPRTRREVAAAAVSGATVAALTNAFLFAGQQHATGGVASVLFSTNPVIAAGLAAALAPSERLDRVEVVGLVVGLTGVAVVVRPSPGALAAGTTGKLLLLAGATSLALGSVVVARLDSDLDSLAETAWGLAFGAVLVHAASLLLGEPQSLPASPSLLGAIAYVGVASTALAYPAYFELVGAVGPVRANLVSYAVPVVTAVSSWVLLGRAIGPVTAAGFVVIAAGFVLLNRRALRSLFSARASRA, from the coding sequence GTGAACCGGAGTCGAGTCGCGGCGCTGTTCGGCGTGGTCGCACTCGCGTGGGGCGGGTCGTACGTCGCCATCGACGTCGGCCTGCGGGAGTTGCCAGCGTTGCTGTTCGCTGCGTACCGGCTGGAGACCGCTGCGGTCGTCGCGCTCCCGGCGGCGTACGTCGTCTGCGACCGCTTCGTCCCCCGGACTCGCCGGGAGGTCGCGGCCGCCGCGGTCAGCGGCGCGACGGTCGCAGCGCTGACGAACGCGTTCCTGTTCGCCGGCCAGCAGCACGCCACGGGCGGGGTCGCATCCGTGTTGTTCTCCACGAACCCCGTCATCGCGGCGGGGCTGGCGGCCGCGCTCGCGCCGTCCGAGCGCCTCGACCGCGTCGAAGTCGTCGGCCTCGTGGTCGGGCTCACCGGCGTCGCCGTCGTCGTGCGGCCGTCGCCGGGCGCGCTCGCCGCCGGGACGACCGGGAAACTACTGTTGCTGGCGGGCGCGACGAGCCTCGCGCTCGGGAGCGTGGTCGTCGCCCGGCTGGACAGCGACCTCGACTCGCTCGCGGAGACCGCGTGGGGGCTGGCGTTCGGCGCCGTCCTCGTCCACGCCGCCAGCCTCCTGCTGGGCGAGCCGCAGTCGCTGCCGGCGTCGCCGTCGCTGCTCGGCGCTATCGCGTACGTGGGCGTGGCCTCGACGGCGCTGGCCTACCCGGCGTACTTCGAACTCGTCGGCGCGGTCGGGCCGGTGCGCGCGAACCTCGTCTCCTACGCCGTCCCGGTCGTCACCGCGGTCTCCAGTTGGGTGTTGCTCGGGCGGGCAATCGGCCCCGTGACCGCCGCGGGCTTCGTCGTCATCGCGGCGGGGTTCGTCCTGTTGAACCGGCGCGCGTTGCGCTCGCTTTTCAGTGCCCGAGCATCTCGGGCGTGA
- a CDS encoding nucleoside phosphorylase — protein MPGDSEDPNDEVQYHVELSTGDIADAVLLPGNPERLDKITPLWDDHEEVAHHREYRTATGSYDGTPISVTSTGIGSPSAAIAVEELARIGVDTFIRVGSCGALQAEMEPGDLVITRGAVRQEGTSDEYVREDYPAVADNEVVSALVAAAERLGHDYHVGLTMSSDSFYAGQGRPGFEGFEAVGSDDLIQELKDANVANVEMEASAILTLANVYGLRAGAVCSVFANRETGEFLTEGESNAAETASLAVHLLAKMDEKKAEEGVDQWHAGMSLE, from the coding sequence ATGCCCGGCGACAGCGAGGACCCGAACGACGAGGTCCAGTATCACGTCGAACTCTCCACTGGGGACATCGCGGACGCCGTGTTGCTCCCCGGCAACCCCGAGCGCCTCGACAAAATCACGCCGCTGTGGGACGACCACGAGGAGGTCGCCCACCACCGCGAGTACCGCACCGCTACCGGCAGCTACGACGGCACGCCCATCTCCGTGACCTCCACGGGCATCGGGTCGCCCTCGGCCGCCATCGCGGTCGAGGAGCTCGCGCGCATCGGCGTGGACACGTTCATCCGGGTGGGTTCCTGCGGCGCGCTCCAAGCCGAGATGGAGCCCGGCGACCTCGTCATCACCCGGGGCGCCGTCCGGCAGGAGGGCACCAGCGACGAGTACGTCCGCGAGGACTACCCCGCGGTCGCGGACAACGAGGTCGTCTCCGCGCTCGTCGCCGCCGCCGAGCGCCTCGGCCACGACTACCACGTCGGCCTCACGATGAGCTCGGACTCCTTCTACGCGGGACAGGGCCGGCCCGGCTTCGAGGGCTTCGAGGCCGTCGGCAGCGACGACCTCATTCAGGAGCTCAAGGACGCCAACGTCGCGAACGTCGAGATGGAGGCGTCGGCCATCCTCACGCTCGCGAACGTCTACGGCCTGCGCGCGGGCGCCGTCTGCTCGGTGTTCGCGAACCGCGAGACCGGCGAGTTCCTCACCGAGGGCGAGTCCAACGCCGCCGAGACCGCGAGCCTCGCGGTCCACCTGCTCGCGAAGATGGACGAGAAGAAAGCCGAGGAAGGCGTCGACCAGTGGCACGCCGGCATGAGTCTGGAGTAA
- a CDS encoding GrpB family protein, protein MVGLSRNEVALEAHDSSWRETYREEAQRLRKLVGDRVEAIEHVGSTAVPGIPAKPIIDVLVVVGDGQTDAVAAELGANGYDRRPNDDVPDRVFLARGPPDCRTHYLSLVESDSDCHREQVAFRDYLRDHSAVATAYAALKRELAAEYPENREAYTAEKSAFVEDVLDRALPEYAP, encoded by the coding sequence ATGGTCGGACTCTCCCGGAACGAGGTCGCACTCGAAGCCCACGACTCGTCGTGGCGCGAGACCTACCGCGAGGAAGCACAGCGACTGCGCAAGCTCGTCGGCGACCGCGTCGAGGCAATCGAGCACGTCGGCAGCACCGCCGTCCCGGGGATTCCCGCGAAGCCAATCATCGACGTGCTGGTCGTCGTCGGCGACGGGCAGACGGACGCAGTGGCCGCCGAATTGGGAGCGAACGGCTACGACCGCCGGCCGAACGACGACGTGCCCGACCGCGTCTTCCTCGCGCGCGGGCCGCCGGACTGCCGGACGCACTACCTCTCGCTGGTCGAATCAGACAGCGACTGCCACCGCGAACAGGTCGCGTTCCGCGACTACCTCCGCGACCACTCGGCCGTGGCAACCGCGTACGCCGCGCTGAAGCGCGAGTTGGCCGCAGAGTATCCGGAGAATCGAGAAGCGTACACAGCCGAGAAGAGTGCGTTCGTCGAGGACGTACTCGACCGCGCGCTCCCCGAGTACGCGCCGTAA